From the genome of Meleagris gallopavo isolate NT-WF06-2002-E0010 breed Aviagen turkey brand Nicholas breeding stock chromosome 24, Turkey_5.1, whole genome shotgun sequence, one region includes:
- the DUSP26 gene encoding dual specificity protein phosphatase 26 encodes MAFLSRFSRNNTRSPSRGVREERNRHPILSIFELERLLYTGKTACNHADEVWPGLYLGDQDIAANRRELAHLRITHILNASHSKWRGGAEYYEGTGIRYLGIEAHDSPSFDMSPYFYPAADFIHQALNEGRILVHCAVGVSRSATLVLAYLMIRHHMPLVEAIKTVKDHRGIIPNRGFLRQLVALDNALRLKRSA; translated from the exons ATGGCTTTCCTGTCCCGGTTCTCCAGGAACAACACCAGGTCACCGAGTCGGGGTGTGCGGGAGGAACGCAACCGCCATCCCATCCTCAGCATCTTCGAGCTCGAACGGTTGCTGTACACAGGGAAGACAGCCTGTAACCATGCTGATGAGGTCTGGCCAGGACTCTACCTGGGAGATCA AGATATAGCAGCCAACCGACGTGAGCTGGCTCACCTGCGCATCACCCACATCCTCAACGCCTCGCACAGCAAATGGAGAGGAGGTGCAGAGTACTACGAGGGCACAGGCATCCGCTACTTGGGCATCGAGGCCCACGACTCGCCCTCCTTTGACATGAGCCCCTATTTCTATCCTGCAGCTGACTTCATCCATCAGGCGCTGAATGAAG GAAGGATCCTTGTGCACTGTGCTGTCGGGGTGAGCAGGTCAGCCACCTTGGTCCTCGCCTACCTCATGATCCGCCACCACATGCCCCTCGTAGAAGCCATAAAGACGGTCAAGGACCACCGTGGTATCATCCCCAACCGGGGGTTCTTGCGCCAGCTGGTCGCCCTGGACAATGCCCTGAGGCTGAAGAGGAGCGCGTGA